The Tindallia magadiensis genome includes the window TTTTCTTCTTCTTCCTCTAATGCCAGAGGTGCCTGCTTTGTTGCTTCTGACTCATCATATTCCTGCGACTCTCTTTTAGGCTGTCTTTTCATTTCTCCGGAGGAGCTTTTCCGAAAAATAAGAATCATCCCTGCTAAGACGACCAGCAACGCAATCCCTATGATAATCGTTATTCTATTATCGCCATTTCCGGCCCTTTGTCCACTGGATGCCGAAGCTTCTTCTATCGGCGCTTCCCCTTCCCCTGGCGGATCTTCCAATGGTGGATCTTCCGTTGTTGAATTTTCTCCTGTAACAAGAAGGTCTTCTTCCGGCGCTTCTGCACCATCGACCAAAATTAACAAGTAATCAAAAATCATTTCATCCTGATCGGATCGGATAATGATTCTAGCGGCTCCTTCTCGATGAGCTTCCACAACGCCTTCTTTTGTAACCGTTGCCACCGATGGTTCTGTCGATTCAAACCATACTTCCTGGTTCGTAGCATCTGCCGGAACGATTTCATGTCGTAAGGTTTTTTTCTCTCCGGAGTTAATATGGACTGTCTCTTCCTCAAAAACAACAGCTTCTGTTAACACAATTACTTCGATGGTAATACTGGCGCTTCGATTCCCATCCTGACTTTCGGCCTGAAGTTTGGTTTTTCCAGCTTCCATAGCCTCTACCTGGATTTGATGCCAAGATCCGAAAGATTGGCTATCCCTATCAATAATCCGGACAACATCCTCATCGCCACTGCTCCAGCGCAGGTTTTTATTGGTAGCATCTGATGGCTGAAGGGTTACCGTCAATGCTTCTGTAGTCCCTCTTACCATTTCCATATCTGACTGATTAATATTTATTCCCGTAACCGGTACCACTACTCTGATAGTAGTCCTTGCTGAATAACCTTCTGGAGTG containing:
- a CDS encoding Ig-like domain-containing protein, producing the protein MKTKKITGLVVLIYLLTLVLTLEVQGQLPATGISLNRSDITIHRGSSIEMTASLSPEEADREGIQWRVENPGVATVSPSSDNPLQARVKAVSAGTTTVSVHTPEGYSARTTIRVVVPVTGININQSDMEMVRGTTEALTVTLQPSDATNKNLRWSSGDEDVVRIIDRDSQSFGSWHQIQVEAMEAGKTKLQAESQDGNRSASITIEVIVLTEAVVFEEETVHINSGEKKTLRHEIVPADATNQEVWFESTEPSVATVTKEGVVEAHREGAARIIIRSDQDEMIFDYLLILVDGAEAPEEDLLVTGENSTTEDPPLEDPPGEGEAPIEEASASSGQRAGNGDNRITIIIGIALLVVLAGMILIFRKSSSGEMKRQPKRESQEYDESEATKQAPLALEEEEEKIPGRAVVWGLLGEFEGQGIELAENQLIIGRDASMAHVVYPAHREEISRQHLKVEFDPEKGNGWITDLSANGTYWAETGEALPHGEKVAVKSGDRFYLVKESELFEIEF